AATGATTAAACACGGCGCGAAAGGCTATGTGCTCAAAGATGCAGATCCTGCAGAACTGAAACTTGCATTTGACGAAGTAATACGACAGGGGTATTTCTATAATGAACTGATCACACGCAAGGTGATGAACAGCATCCATGCATTGGCAGATGATAAAAGCGACCTGAAAGCATTCGCGAAATTGACAGACAGAGAACTACAATTTCTTCGATTAGCATGTAGTGAGAAAACCTATCAACAGATTGCCGCCGAAATGTTCGTAAGCGAGCGTACGGTAGACGGCTACCGGGAAGCCCTGTGCAAAAAGCTCAACCTGAATACCCGGGTGGGCCTGGTCATGTTTGCTATTAGAAATAATATCGTGCAGTTATAACCTTATTACGGGAAAAACACCCTCCCCATTTCCGTCTTTAATCCCGTTGTTACAGACATGCGTCCGGGTTAGTTTTGGTAAAGCAATATTTTATTCTTTACTAAACTTATGATCATGTTTGTAAAATCTCTATTGACAGCACTGGTCTCCTTCGCACTTTGCAACAGCATTTCGGCAACACCGGCCTTTCATCCCTTAAGGGCTCCTATTCCCACTACCCCAACAGATACTGTTCCTGCCCCGGTTTACACCCCTTCTGGACCAGCAGCTGTAGAAGTAGCAGGGGAAGACGACGATACAAAAAGCGTACTCACCCCTTTACTGAGCTACAACTTTTCCAGTGGTAAAAACAACCTCTCCAATCTTACACCCGTTATCAACTACGGATGGATCAAGACAATCGGAAAAGCATTCTGGGGCCGGGCTAAATGGGAACTAGCCATTAATCCTTATTCGGCCGGACAAATAGATGTGAAGGATTCGGCCAACTATCTCCCCGCCCTCATGCTGCCTGGCATTGCGGGTATCAACATCAACAACTTTTTTACGTTCAATGAAAATGGTAACGGGCATTTTATTCTCTTCCCCGTAAATTTCGCATTAAAACTGAACACTAATTTCCAGGACTCAGGCCGGATTATCGCACAGTATAATGTTCGCTGTGGCATGGGGTTCCGGTATGATGATCATTTCCAGGTAGGGATACAACATACCTGGGCATGGCATAACCTGACGTCGGAATCGGAAGAGAGTTTTAGAAAGGTATTCAATACAGAGAAGAGCCGGATCTCATATGTGACGGTGGTATTCGAAACTTATTTCAATACCTCGCATGAGGCCAATACAGATGCGGATGGTAATGACAAAAGCAATGTGTTATTCGTGGAGTGGAGATGCCTGACAAACAGGAATGATTTCAGAGGATTTCCTAATGACCGTATTCTCACACTTGGGTTCAGGAAAACGCTGAACCTTTCTAACCTCAGCCTCGCTCCAGGAGCAGCGGCCAGAAGCAGAAACGCGGCCAGATGAAAAAGTTGATCATTGCACTCCTGCTATTCCACATGGTAGCCTGCACGCCACCTGATGTACCTGGGGGACTACTACTACCCGAACCGGATTCACTCAAGGAGTTTCCGCTGGCTGCATCTTCCGGACGCCGGGTAGAACTCCGGCCGGCAGTGGATATGGAACCAGTGCTGCCTCCGGCAGGTGATCAGGGGAAACAGGGATCCTGTGTGTCGTGGGCATTGGGGTATAACCTGTTCAGCTATTATGAAAGAGCATATGCAGGATTAAAGGATTATGGCATCTCCCAGGGCATACCTGATCCACGAAAAGTGTATAGTCCCGCGTTCATTTACAATTACCTGAAGCAGCAGGTCATACCTACGGACTGTCAGCGGGGTATTTTCTTCAAAGATGCATTTCACATCATCATGGACAAAGGTAATTGTCAATGGGCCGACTTCCCCTATCATTCGGTGCAGGATGGTTGTATGGGGGGTGTAACGACGGCCAGCATTGAGGGTGCCAGCAAACATAAAGGGTACCGCTTTCAGCGGATCACGAAATCGGAATATGATTTTAAAGTGCAGGTGCAAAGTGGGTACCCGGTGATTATTGGGGTCTATACTTCGGAGAGTTTGTATGATGATGGGAAAAATGCGGATACCAGCCGAAAGTTTATCTGGAACCCGGCGCAGCGGGATAAATGGGAATACCACGCCATGCTGGTGGTAGGGTACGATCAACAGTATTTCAAACTAATGAACTCCTGGGGAGCAGACTGGGGGAATAAAGGATTTGTGTGGATACCTTATAAGAAACTACTGGACCGGACGGTGGAGGCTTATACAGCAGAGAAGCTCATACCAGAAAGAGGCCTTGCCGCTATAAAGTTCGCCATGGATTCTACTATTAAGCACCGTAAGCATATGAGTTTAAAATTACCGGATAACTCAGTCATTGCCTTTGATAATTTCTCGATGAATCTGAGTAAGGTGAATGCATCTGTTTCATTTAGCATTTTTGATTCGACCTCTCAGCATCCTTATAGAGGGTATTTGCAGGAGGGCGAGCAGAAGCAGTTTTATATATCGGATTCCCTGGTGACGATCTATTCTGATTTTACCAATAATAAGGTAAGGCCGGTTCATATGAACATGAAGATAGATAGTGGTGTTGTAGATGAGAATATCAAAGGGATTGATTCGATGCTGCGGGAGAATTACAGCTATCTGAAAAATAAAAAGAACCTGACGGAAGGGGATAAAAGAATGCTGAAAGAGTTTGTGAATTGGGAGGGGAAATATAGGATGGTGTCCAGTACCAGTGATAACAATGACAGTGTAAACTGGAAATTATTGGCTGTTCTGCTTTCCCTGATACCATTAGGCGTGTGGGCTTTCCGACAATGGAGAAAAACCCGGTCGTAGTGAATGGTTTTCATTAAAAATATATTTGCGTAGTTAAATGACTACACATATATTTGTACACAAATACCTTCACCCATGATAATCAGAAGAGACGTGTTTCAGGCCATTGCGGACCCGACCAGAAGAGCTATTTTAATGCTGGTGGCGTCACAGGCGATGACTGCCGGATCTATTGCCGCTAACTTTAATACTGCGAGACCGACCGTGTCAAAACACCTGGCTATTCTCACGGAATGTAATTTGCTTGAGCAACAGCAAAATGGCAGGGAGATCTATTATCACCTGAACCCAAATAAGATGAAAGAAATTGCAGATTTTATTGAACCGTTCCGGAAACTATGGGATGACAGGTTCAATAAGTTGGAGGATATTATGAAAACCTACAAAAAGAAATAGGGCAACCATTCTTTAAGTATTTACAATAGCGTATAAGCGGGAAGACATTACGAAACCTACAAAAAGAAATAAATGGAACTGAAGACTAAAATCCACGCTGAAGATGGTCAACAGCAACTCACCATTACGAGGGAGTTTGAACTGCCAGTAGAACTGTTATTCAAAGCATATGAAGATGCTGATATTGTAGCACAATGGATGAACACAAAAGTTGTAAAACTGGAAAATAAAAAATCCGGTAGCTGGCAGTTTGATACCAGCGATGGGGAAGGTAATATCGTCTTCACGGCAAGTGGGGTGTATCATGAGTTTGTGCCGAATAAAAAAATCACCCGCACTTTTGAGATGGGGAATGCACCTTTTGATGTGCAACTGGAATTCCTGGAATTTGAGGCTTTGGATGAAGATAACAGCAAACTCACTATGCAGATTGTATATAGATCGGGAGCATTGAGAGACCAGCTATTGAAATTGCCTTTCAGACAAGGTTTAAATATGGCACATAATCGCTTACAGGAAGTCGTTGATAAATTAAAATAACAATACCAGGCATGCTGAAATCACCTTTCAAAAAAGGTCTAAACATTGCACTCAATCAATCATAGAAAGTAGTTAAAAATTTAAAATAACCGTATGAGTACTGAACTGCTGAAAATATTAAAAGCCCGTTTTGAGAAACATACAAATCGCCACAAAGGAATTGAATGGGCAAAGGTGGAAGCAAAACTAATTGCCAGTCCGAAAAAATTAAAAGTTCTTGATATTATGGAAGAAACTGGCGGAGAGCCGGATGTGATAGGATTTGATAAAATAACAGGGGAATATACTTTCGTAGACTGTTCGCCAGAAAGCCCAAAAGGCCGCAGAAGTGTGTGTTATGATCAGCAGGCGCTGGATGAAAGAAAGGAAGCAAAGCCAGCGGATAGTGCTACTGAGATGGCGGCGGCAATAGGGATAGCGTTGCTAACTGAGGAGGAATATAGGGGGCTGCAGGAGCTGGGGGAGTTTGATCTGAAAACTTCCAGTTGGCTGGCTACGCCACCTGCTATCAGGAAATTAGGTGGGGCGATCTTTGGGGATCGCAGATATGATCGGGTATTTGTTTATCACAATGGGGCGCAATCCTATTATGCAGCAAGGGGGTTTAGGGGATCATTGAAAGTGTAAACTATAAAAGAAACGCCTCACAAAGGTCTGTCATCTGCTTCGCAAGCGTTACAGTATCCAACGCATAGCTCACCTGCGTGAAGGATACCAGTTTGGTATTCGGGCCTAAAATCTTCCTGCTTAATCTATCAACACGATACAATAAAAAGGAGAAACCCGCTTCAGCATTGAGCTAAAGCGGGTTTCTCCTTTTTATTAGTTAAATATTAAAACTTAAACATCTTGCCTAAATCATTCAGGTCTACATCTCCGTCGGCATCTTTATCCAGGCCAATTTTAGCCCCTAAACTGCTTAAGCCACTAAGGCCGCCACCGCCGCCGAGAGATGCTAAGATCTCCTGTATACCTCCCTGTCCACGCAGTGCATTCAGGATACCAGGAATCAGTGTAGCTGCAATGGAGGTAGCTACCTGACTATTGATACCGAACTTCTGCATGATATTAGTGGCAAAGTTATTCTCCATGTCTTTTGTTTCAGGCGTGTCGCCATTGGAGGATAACATTTCAGTGATCTTGTCGGTCTGACCGCTGCTTACCAGACCCGTTACTTTAGAGAGGATGACATTCTTCAGTTCTTCCACAACGCCCTGGTTGTGTTCATTTGGTATTGCGGGGTTGTCAGCTACACTTTGCTGACTATACTGCTGGATCAGAGATGATAATTGCTCGAACATATGTATCAATTTTGAACAAAGATAATTTTTAAAAGGATAGCGTTTTCGCTTCGTTATGTGAAGTATTTATTTCCTCCTTTTCAGGAACTTTTACATGCCTCATTAATAGCGCCTTCACATCCTTAAACATTAATGCAGACCTGGAATCTCCGCGCTGCACGTCTACTTTAAAATTCCACATTTGAATACTATCTGCATGCATTACATATATTCCCCATGCAGGTAAGTCGCCAAACATGGTGAATTCCGGGTAGCCTGCCGCATTTTCCGGTACTTCATTGATCGGACCTTTTACATGCTCGCCGGGGTAGATTACTTCAACATCTATCAACTGCACATTTTTCAAAGGATGCCCTGGCAAACCTGCTATCACCATCGGTAGTACATATTGAACCGGCATCTTCGGCAAAGGCCCTTCCTGCGGATACCCGATGTCAGGCTTGCCTGCCGGGATTTCCGCCTTTACTTTTTCAATTACAATATTATTGACCGTACTATACCTGTCATCCTTATTGCGCTTCCCCAATCGTATAAAAAGGGCATTGCCGGTATTCAGGGCCCGTACATCAATCACATGCACGTTCTCTATAAATCCCCCATCTACCGCCTCCAAAGCAATAGCTGAACGATAAGTATCAAACACCGTAATGTTCTTTACCACAATATTCTTAAACCCACCCAGTGATCCAGTTCCTAATTTAAACCCATTCGCACTGGACCGCAGCGTACAATTTTCGACAGTCACATCCTCACAACTCCGCGCCCCATTTTCTGACTTCAGACATATTGCATCGTCTGCCGCATTGAAATAACTGTTCTTAATCACTACATCCTTTGAATCAACAATATCTACCCCATCATTGTTCCAGTAAGCCGTACTTTCTACATTAATCCCATCTATCACCACATGGGTACACTCTTTATAGTTCTGCACCCAACAGGCTGAATTCTTTAAGGTCACTCCCTTTATCCGTACCCCCGTACAGTTTTCAAAGTACAACAGGTTAGGTCTGTTTTTCTCTGTAGGTCTTTTTTTCAACCACTCCTCATCCACGATCTTTCCCTCACGCAGACATTGAATGGTATTTTCTACCAGTTCCCTACCCTGTCCATCAATCATCCCCTCTCCTGTAATCCCCACATTTTGCTGCCCTATACACACAATCAATGCCGGACCGCTGTAGTGCATCCTCTCCGTACTCCCGAACAAAATGGCATCTTTATTCAAATGTAATGTGACATTATTTTTTAATTGCAAAGGGCTGGTCAGGTACATCCCCGCAGGAATGATTACCGTGCCGCCCTTAAGGGTAGCAGAATCAATCGCTCGTTGTATAGCATTGGCGTTATCAAAATTCATCGACGACTTTGCTCCAAAGCGGGTAATAGGAAATTCCTTTTGTGCCAGGGCCTTCAAACTCAGGAAAGCCAGCAATAATGTGACAGTTCTTTTCATTCCACAATAAATATAATATCTTTTACCTTGCGATCCACAATAGACACCAACCTCCATTCAACCCATAGGCCAACGCATCACCAGGCAGCTCATGAAATACAACCGGCACCTATAACCCTGCCTTTGCGGCTTCCCAGCCAATGATCGCCGTTTTTCGTGTAGTCCCCCACATATATTCTCCGAATGTACCACTGGATTGTATCACCCTGTGACAGGGAATTAAATATGCTACGGGATTATTGCCAATGGCTGTTCCCACTGCCCGCGTTGCAGTCGGATTACCGATATTGGCCGCGATCGCACCATAGGTAGACAATTTCCCTAAAGGTATTTTCAATAAACTCTCCCATACCTTTAGTTGAAAATCCGTTCCCCGCAGGTGTAGTTTAATCTCAGGCAGTTTAGTCCAGTCATGCTGAAAGATGAACAATGCATTTTGTTGTAACAAATCCAGTTTGCGTACAAAAACAGCATTCGGGAATTTCACTTTAAGATCTTCCAACGCCCGCACTTCGTCCGCATCAAATGCCATATAACAAACACCCTTTGGTGTAGACGCCACAATCAGGCTCCCAAACGGACTCTCAGCAAAACTATAATTGATCACCAGATCTTTGCCGCCATGTTTATATTCTGCCGGGGTCATACCTTCAATCCCAATAAATAAATCATGTAAACGACTGGTACTCGACAGCCCGGTTTCATATGCGGCATCAAAAATAGTCGTTTCCTTCAGCATCCCCTTGGCATATTCCAGGCTGATGTATTGCAGAAATTTTTTGGGACTTGTACCCGCCCATTCTGTAAACATCCGCTGGAAATGGGCCGGACTCAGGTGCACACTTTCTGCTACCGCATCCAGGTTCGGTTGCTCCCGAAAATGGGTCCTGATATAGTCAATTGCCTCCGCGATCCGGGAATAATTGATATGCTCCTGTATTTTCATAATACAAATGTCCTGATTTCTGTCATTACAGAAAATCCGGAATATGCGTTTATCTTTGCAACTTTTATATAGAAAATAAACCATTTATGAGTACAACTATTACGCCTGCATTAAGAGAGCGCAGTAACGGCACATGTGAGCTGTGCACTGGTGAAGATGCCTCGATAGCCTTTGCTGTGAGTCCCAAAAACAATGATGCGATTGAAAATGAAGTTGCGATTTGCAACACCTGCGCTGCCGCCATGGAAGATGCAGCTGCAGCTATGCACTGGCATGTACTGGCTGGTAGTATCTGGAATCCGGAGCCTAGCGTACAGGCCCTGAGTTATCGCCTGCTTTACAAACACAAAGACCAGGAATGGGCAGCCGAAATCATAAATGGTGTAGAAATAGATGAATCAGTGAGCCACTGGGCACTGAGCGCATTCGAAGTAAAAGCCGTTCATCGTGACAGCAATGGTACTGAACTGGAACACGGCGATACCGTGGTACTGACACAGGGACTGAATGTAAAAGGCGCCAACTTTATGGCACCCAAAGGAACGATTGTACGTAAAATCAGATTAGTCAGTGACAATCCCGAACAAATAGAAGGAAAGATCAATGAACAAACCATTGTGATCCTAACGAAATATGTTCGTAAATCATAATAAAAAAACCTGCGAAATTCCGCAGGTTTTTTTATTAGTATAAAACAATTATCCCGCCCCACTGTTTCTATTACATCAAAACCAATTGTCCTCCCTGGCCTGCCATTTAAAAAATGAATTCCGCCATGTAAGAATTGAACATTGCCCCCAGCAGGCATTTGTAACATATTTGCATGTAGTTGCAGTTAATAAATGAAGTAGCATCGGGGTACACAAACAAGTGGTGCTGACGTGGCAGAGGCTTTTGCTGTAGAAGGTAAAATTTCGTCTTACAGTGCCGGCGATGTACTCGTCATCTCTACTGAGGATGACCGCACTGTAGCCCTTTCTTCCGAACCATACTCTACGCTCGTCGCTGGTGTGTATGCCACCAAACCTGGTGTGCTACTCACCGAAGACGAGGAATTAAAAGATGAACTGACCGACCAAGTGCCAATGGGTGTGATCGGCGTAATACCAACCAAGGTATGTGGTGAAAATGGTGCTATCAAACGTGGCGATCTGCTGGTAACTTCCAGCAAAGCGGGTCATGCTATGAAAGCTGATATTGACAAGGTAAAGCCTGGTCAGGTGATCGGTAAAGCACTGGCTAATTTTGATGGCAATGGTACAGGCGTCATTAAAGTACTGGTAAGTATCAAATAATGGAGACCTATATTATGTTGTAGTTTTGAAAAAGCGTCTGCCCCATTAGGCAGACGCTTTTTTTGTATATTAACGTATGATTTATGCGCTAACCTGTGGCAGTATTTTTTTACTGTCTTTTTTACTGGCCAGTACCGCAGGAAAGGTAAATTTGCCGGCAAATCGCTGGTTGGGAGCTTTTTTCTTTTGTGTAGGATGTGCTATCGCCTCTATGATTGTCCCGGCCCGGTGGATACCGTTGACAGAGCTTACTCGTTTTGCCATGGCACCCTCCCTTTATTTCTGTGTACTGCATTATACAAAGGGGTTTAAGAAAGCAGCCTACTGGCATTTCTTACCGGCAGGGTTGTTTTTTATTTTTACTGTACCTGAAATCATTTGCAACAGACATCTCTTTTCCTTACCTGCATCCTACTCACCCGTCTTTGGCTGGATCATGGCCAGAGTTATAAAGGTGCAGTTATTCCTATACGTCTCCCTGTCTATTTACCGCCTCATGAAGCACCCTATGCATTTGCCCTGGCTCCGATATTTGCTATGGAGTATCTGTTGCCTGATGCTCATCTGGTTCAGCGGTCTTAATCAATATGCGGTAGTGATGGCAATTTTCGGAATTGGATTTTTGGCTATCAGGCAAAAGGATTATCAGCCACGTCCGGTTCAGACTCCCATTCCTGATGATTTAAAAGCCCGTCTGGAAGATTTAATGACCAGACAAAGGGTTTATACAGACAGCGACCTGAACCTACCCTTATTGGCCGAAAAAATGGAGATAAGTGTCCATGACCTGTCCGCATTATTAAACAACGGCTATGGCCAGAACTTCAATCAATTCATCAATACCTACAGGATCACATTGGCCAAGGAGCTCCTGCTTTCAGAAAGACATGCCCACCTGAGCATACTGGGAATTGCCTTTGAAGCAGGCTTTAATTCCAAGACCACCTTCAATACCACCTTCAAAAAAGCGACCGGTCTATCCCCTTCGGACTGGAAAAAAAGTGGTTCGGAAATATAGTTCGGAACGCCGAAAACCAATCCCCATGGTAGTATTGTGAAAAAAAACATGAGAAAAATTCCGCTTTCCATCCTGAGTGGATTATTAGCATTAGCAGTTTTCAGCAGGATTGCCATGAGGTATTTTAACTTTTTACCAATGCCCTGGATGTGGGGATTGACAGCATTGCTAAGTATTATATTAATTATTAAACCATCGAAACAATGGATCTGCTTTGCCATCTCCTTTGACCTGATTGTTTTTGGCTGGCAAAAACTTTTTCATCAACAGGCCAACGTTCCCCAATCGGTACTCGACCTGCCATTTAGCTCCCTGCCTGCCGATACGGTTAACTGGGCTTATTTCCAGTATTCTTATCCCTATATGGTGGCCATTGCGCTGACCCAGATAATCTGTTCCTTCCTGTTGTTATTCAGAAGCACCCGGCTATTGGGTTTGATCATGTTGATCCCTGTCTTATTGAATATCATGATGATAGATGTTTTTTACAAGATTGGTATGGGAGCATTGCTTCACGCAACTATTTTATTTGCCGGAGTCATCTATCTGTTAGCGGAGTTTTATAACCAATTAAAGCAGGTATTTTTTCAAAAAAATGAATTCAATATTTATACTGTACTCGCGGCGGCTGTACTTCCATTTTTGTTAGTCGTTACCGCTCCTTCTCCAAACAAACACCCATCCATTACAGGCAAGTATAAGGTGGGGAACCATGCGCTCACCATCGTGTATTTAGAGTATTTTAATGATGTAACCCTGCAATGGGGCGATGTGAACCACCGATACACTGGTAAATACCAATACCGGGGAGATACGCTCATTGCAGGGCCGTTAAAAGGTATTATTAAAAAAGAGATGGATCATATTACATTGACGGGCACACTGGAAAAGGATTCTGTGCATCTTGACATGATCCGGTTATGACCGTCTTTCCAAATCAGTGATCAGCAAAGGATTAGTAATAGCTAATGCTGTCAGTACTTCCTCCACAGCTGTTCTTGTATTGGCTTTTTGAATCCGCCCAAGCTCAGCTGTGGTCAATCCTACTATTTGCAGGAAGGTGACCTCTCCATTCGGCGTATTGATACGACCGGCTTCCGGGTCTTTGATAAAAGCCAGACCAGTAATATCAGTATCCGTGTCAAGACGGATGGGCCCATTAGCTGGTATGTACTGAAATTCCTCAAACCATTTACCTGAAGTAAATACATAGCGGGCCAGGTTGTTCATCATATTGATCACCCAGGTTGGCTTATCCGGATCACCCGCAAATGGCTTTACACGCATGGTCAGTTCAAACCCCCATTTGCTGAATTCACCACCTGCGGCTTTTTCGTTGTAATACAATTCAGAAAAACCATAACTCACAATATGAAAATGTTCTTCCTGCTGATTACTTTTGTAAATACTTGTGCCATCAAGTGGATCTTCTCCACCTGCTGCATAGTGTAACGGTGGGGCATAATGTGCTGGTTCCTGACCCGGGTAAATTTTATCAAACACATTGTCAATGGCTGTCCAACCAACAGTATCGTCCTCGGTAAACAAACTTTTATAGGCTTCTGGTGTCATAAAAATAAAGTATGGTACGCTGAAAAAATAGCACCTTTTCCCTATATTTGCAAAAATTACGCCTACTCCAATGTGAGATCTATTTTCTATAAATAATCAGTAATCAAACCCACTTCACTAATTCTTACTGAAGAAAATAGTCCATGTTCACTTTACAACAGGTAACCTATCTGCATCCTAATAAGGATCTGCTATTCGACAATATTGACCTCACCGTTCCTACCAATGCAAAATGCGCATTGATCGGGAATAACGGTGCGGGTAAGTCCACCCTGCTCAAACTCATGGCAGGCATATTGACACCTGCTTCCGGTACAATTCATACCAGTGGCAAGCCATATTATATACCACAACATTTCGGTCAGTACAATGACCTCACGATTGCACAGGCATTGCATATCGATCATAAAATAAACGCACTGCACAGCATCCTGGAAGGCGATGTTTCCGAATCCAACATGACCTTGCTGGATGATGACTGGACCATAGAAGAAAGATGCGCAGCAGCGATATTACACTGGGGGTTACAGGACTTCACCCTCTCACAGCCTATGCACACCCTCAGTGGCGGACAGAAAACGAAAGTCTTTCTCGCCGGCATTGCCATTCATGAGCCAGACATCATCCTGCTGGATGAGCCCAGCAATCACCTGGATAGTCATGGCCGTGCCCTGCTATATGACCTGATCGAACATGCGAACGCTACCATCGTAGTCGTCAGCCACGACAGGCATTTACTGCAACTCCCCAACCAGGTATTTGAGCTGAGTAAAAAAGGTATTACCATTTATGGTGGTAACTACGACTTCTATCTTGCACAAAAACAAATAGAAAATAACGCCCTGGCTCAGGATTTAAAAAGCAAAGAAAAGGCTCTCCGCAAAGCAAAAGAAACGGAAAGGGAAACGGCAGAAAGACAACAAAAACTTGATGCACGGGGGAAAAAGAAACAGGAAAAAGCAGGGTTGCCGACTATCGCCATGAATACCTTCCGTAACAATGCAGAAAAGAGCACTGCCCGTGTAAAAGGCGCGCATGAAGAAAAGGTAGGCCAACTCGCACAGGACCTGCAGGACCTGCGCAAAGAGCTGCCCGACATTGACAAAATGAAACTGGGATTTGAAAATGCTAATTTGCACAAAGGTAAACCACTCATAAATGCGCAAGGTGTTAATTTCGGTTATCAGCATACCCCACTCTGGTCACAGTCACTCAGTTTTCAGATCAATAGCGGAGAAAGACTTTCCATCAAAGGATTGAATGGTTCAGGGAAAACAACCCTGATCAAAATGATGCTGGGACAATTGACGCCGACTGCCGGTATACTCACCAGTCAGACAGGTAAAACAGTGTATATCGACCAGGATTATTCATTGATCCATAACCACCTGAGCGTATACGACCAGGCCCAATTATTCAATCGCTCCGCATTACAGGAGCATGAAATAAAGATCCGTCTCACACGTTTTCTCTTTACAAAAGAATATTGGGATAAGCCCTGCAGTACCCTTAGTGGTGGCGAGAAAATGCGCCTGCTGCTTTGCTGCCTGACTATCGATCAGCAAGCGCCTGATATGATCATCCTGGATGAACCGACGAACAACCTCGATATTCAGAATGTAGACATTCTCACAGCTGCCATCAATGCTTATGATGGTACATTGATCGTCATTTCACACGATCAGTA
This Chitinophaga sancti DNA region includes the following protein-coding sequences:
- a CDS encoding response regulator transcription factor, which gives rise to MKKIAIVDDQVMIRKALSVLINMFPGYEVMLDASDGKDLQRQLQEENPPHIVLLDIVMPNMDGYETAGWLRDNYPDIKVLALSTMDSDTAIIKMIKHGAKGYVLKDADPAELKLAFDEVIRQGYFYNELITRKVMNSIHALADDKSDLKAFAKLTDRELQFLRLACSEKTYQQIAAEMFVSERTVDGYREALCKKLNLNTRVGLVMFAIRNNIVQL
- a CDS encoding C1 family peptidase — translated: MKKLIIALLLFHMVACTPPDVPGGLLLPEPDSLKEFPLAASSGRRVELRPAVDMEPVLPPAGDQGKQGSCVSWALGYNLFSYYERAYAGLKDYGISQGIPDPRKVYSPAFIYNYLKQQVIPTDCQRGIFFKDAFHIIMDKGNCQWADFPYHSVQDGCMGGVTTASIEGASKHKGYRFQRITKSEYDFKVQVQSGYPVIIGVYTSESLYDDGKNADTSRKFIWNPAQRDKWEYHAMLVVGYDQQYFKLMNSWGADWGNKGFVWIPYKKLLDRTVEAYTAEKLIPERGLAAIKFAMDSTIKHRKHMSLKLPDNSVIAFDNFSMNLSKVNASVSFSIFDSTSQHPYRGYLQEGEQKQFYISDSLVTIYSDFTNNKVRPVHMNMKIDSGVVDENIKGIDSMLRENYSYLKNKKNLTEGDKRMLKEFVNWEGKYRMVSSTSDNNDSVNWKLLAVLLSLIPLGVWAFRQWRKTRS
- a CDS encoding metalloregulator ArsR/SmtB family transcription factor, coding for MIIRRDVFQAIADPTRRAILMLVASQAMTAGSIAANFNTARPTVSKHLAILTECNLLEQQQNGREIYYHLNPNKMKEIADFIEPFRKLWDDRFNKLEDIMKTYKKK
- a CDS encoding SRPBCC family protein; amino-acid sequence: MELKTKIHAEDGQQQLTITREFELPVELLFKAYEDADIVAQWMNTKVVKLENKKSGSWQFDTSDGEGNIVFTASGVYHEFVPNKKITRTFEMGNAPFDVQLEFLEFEALDEDNSKLTMQIVYRSGALRDQLLKLPFRQGLNMAHNRLQEVVDKLK
- a CDS encoding DUF4256 domain-containing protein — protein: MSTELLKILKARFEKHTNRHKGIEWAKVEAKLIASPKKLKVLDIMEETGGEPDVIGFDKITGEYTFVDCSPESPKGRRSVCYDQQALDERKEAKPADSATEMAAAIGIALLTEEEYRGLQELGEFDLKTSSWLATPPAIRKLGGAIFGDRRYDRVFVYHNGAQSYYAARGFRGSLKV
- a CDS encoding glycoside hydrolase family 28 protein, which codes for MKRTVTLLLAFLSLKALAQKEFPITRFGAKSSMNFDNANAIQRAIDSATLKGGTVIIPAGMYLTSPLQLKNNVTLHLNKDAILFGSTERMHYSGPALIVCIGQQNVGITGEGMIDGQGRELVENTIQCLREGKIVDEEWLKKRPTEKNRPNLLYFENCTGVRIKGVTLKNSACWVQNYKECTHVVIDGINVESTAYWNNDGVDIVDSKDVVIKNSYFNAADDAICLKSENGARSCEDVTVENCTLRSSANGFKLGTGSLGGFKNIVVKNITVFDTYRSAIALEAVDGGFIENVHVIDVRALNTGNALFIRLGKRNKDDRYSTVNNIVIEKVKAEIPAGKPDIGYPQEGPLPKMPVQYVLPMVIAGLPGHPLKNVQLIDVEVIYPGEHVKGPINEVPENAAGYPEFTMFGDLPAWGIYVMHADSIQMWNFKVDVQRGDSRSALMFKDVKALLMRHVKVPEKEEINTSHNEAKTLSF
- a CDS encoding methylated-DNA--[protein]-cysteine S-methyltransferase, which codes for MKIQEHINYSRIAEAIDYIRTHFREQPNLDAVAESVHLSPAHFQRMFTEWAGTSPKKFLQYISLEYAKGMLKETTIFDAAYETGLSSTSRLHDLFIGIEGMTPAEYKHGGKDLVINYSFAESPFGSLIVASTPKGVCYMAFDADEVRALEDLKVKFPNAVFVRKLDLLQQNALFIFQHDWTKLPEIKLHLRGTDFQLKVWESLLKIPLGKLSTYGAIAANIGNPTATRAVGTAIGNNPVAYLIPCHRVIQSSGTFGEYMWGTTRKTAIIGWEAAKAGL
- a CDS encoding PhnA domain-containing protein, which translates into the protein MSTTITPALRERSNGTCELCTGEDASIAFAVSPKNNDAIENEVAICNTCAAAMEDAAAAMHWHVLAGSIWNPEPSVQALSYRLLYKHKDQEWAAEIINGVEIDESVSHWALSAFEVKAVHRDSNGTELEHGDTVVLTQGLNVKGANFMAPKGTIVRKIRLVSDNPEQIEGKINEQTIVILTKYVRKS
- a CDS encoding helix-turn-helix domain-containing protein, producing MAPSLYFCVLHYTKGFKKAAYWHFLPAGLFFIFTVPEIICNRHLFSLPASYSPVFGWIMARVIKVQLFLYVSLSIYRLMKHPMHLPWLRYLLWSICCLMLIWFSGLNQYAVVMAIFGIGFLAIRQKDYQPRPVQTPIPDDLKARLEDLMTRQRVYTDSDLNLPLLAEKMEISVHDLSALLNNGYGQNFNQFINTYRITLAKELLLSERHAHLSILGIAFEAGFNSKTTFNTTFKKATGLSPSDWKKSGSEI